From a region of the Qipengyuania spongiae genome:
- a CDS encoding SufD family Fe-S cluster assembly protein yields the protein MSAAPLPTTREEAWRYAAVDRLSAVPGWDEISVGPGESWRDCIVIEDGKDTPETDVRRLRVSVGAGGRCELFAVLASAEYARIEVEATLAKGAHFEFGGITVGGRETVREFVTRTVHAEPEGTSNQTVRSVHWGQGTGNFLGSIDVVRQAQKTDAAQDFKGLLLEKGASVNAVPQLEIFADDVKCAHGATVGQLDETARYYMAARGLPPELSRRLLVQAFIGDALVSLEDEEARQRLMRVALDKLDRHL from the coding sequence GTGAGCGCCGCGCCCCTCCCAACGACTCGCGAGGAAGCCTGGCGCTATGCCGCGGTCGATCGCTTGAGCGCGGTGCCCGGCTGGGACGAGATCTCGGTCGGACCCGGCGAAAGCTGGCGCGACTGCATCGTGATCGAGGATGGCAAGGATACGCCCGAAACCGATGTCCGGCGATTGCGCGTGAGCGTGGGTGCGGGAGGGCGGTGCGAGCTGTTCGCGGTGCTGGCGTCCGCCGAATATGCCCGGATCGAAGTCGAGGCGACGCTGGCGAAAGGCGCGCATTTCGAATTCGGCGGCATCACCGTGGGCGGACGCGAGACGGTGCGCGAATTCGTCACCCGCACCGTCCATGCCGAGCCCGAAGGCACCAGCAACCAGACCGTCCGCAGCGTCCATTGGGGGCAGGGGACGGGCAATTTCCTCGGGTCGATCGACGTGGTGCGCCAAGCGCAGAAGACCGACGCGGCGCAGGATTTCAAGGGCCTGCTGCTCGAAAAGGGCGCAAGCGTGAATGCCGTGCCGCAGCTCGAAATCTTCGCCGACGATGTCAAATGCGCCCACGGCGCAACGGTTGGCCAGCTCGACGAGACGGCGCGTTATTACATGGCCGCGCGCGGTCTCCCGCCCGAGCTTTCGCGGCGGCTGCTGGTGCAGGCCTTCATCGGCGATGCGCTGGTGTCGCTCGAGGACGAGGAAGCGCGCCAGCGGCTGATGCGCGTCGCGCTCGACAAGCTGGACCGGCATTTGTGA
- the sufC gene encoding Fe-S cluster assembly ATPase SufC translates to MLKIDNLHAEIAGKEILKGLTLEVNAGEVHAIMGPNGAGKSTLSYVLGGRPGYEVTGGSVAFDGQDLLEMEPHERAAAGLFLGFQYPVEIPGVSNVQFLREALNAQRKSRDEEPLTGGEFLRVAKEKAGLLKLDMDMLKRNVNVGFSGGEKKRAEMVQMGILDPKFAVLDETDSGLDIDALRVVGDGINTIMRAEDKAVLLITHYQRLLEYVRPDFVHILSQGQIVKTGGPELALDLENEGYEKVMAA, encoded by the coding sequence ATGCTGAAAATCGACAATCTCCACGCCGAAATCGCCGGCAAGGAAATCCTCAAGGGCCTGACGCTGGAAGTGAATGCGGGTGAGGTCCATGCCATCATGGGTCCCAACGGCGCGGGCAAGTCCACCTTGTCTTACGTGCTGGGCGGTCGTCCGGGTTACGAGGTTACCGGCGGATCGGTCGCTTTCGACGGGCAGGACCTCCTCGAAATGGAGCCGCATGAGCGCGCCGCGGCGGGGCTTTTCCTGGGCTTCCAGTATCCGGTCGAAATTCCCGGCGTCTCCAACGTCCAGTTCCTGCGCGAGGCGCTGAATGCGCAACGCAAGTCGCGCGATGAGGAGCCGCTGACCGGTGGCGAATTCCTGCGTGTCGCCAAGGAGAAGGCGGGCCTGCTCAAACTCGACATGGACATGCTCAAGCGCAACGTGAATGTCGGCTTTTCCGGCGGCGAGAAGAAGCGCGCCGAGATGGTCCAGATGGGCATTCTCGATCCGAAATTCGCCGTGCTGGACGAAACGGACAGTGGCCTCGACATCGACGCGCTTCGGGTAGTCGGTGACGGGATCAACACGATCATGCGCGCTGAAGACAAGGCCGTGCTGCTGATCACGCATTACCAGCGCCTGCTCGAATATGTCCGCCCGGACTTCGTCCATATCCTGTCGCAGGGGCAAATCGTGAAGACCGGCGGACCAGAGCTCGCGCTCGACCTCGAGAACGAAGGCTATGAAAAGGTGATGGCGGCATGA
- a CDS encoding DUF559 domain-containing protein, producing the protein MTDRKTLQLRDPSETADDAPTIKKRGRGWEISEKRLDALHERARDRRRNSSEAHQALAARFAAEDFGKYKFGRHVVVGSAILDFVSHPLGLAVDIEEAEADALQSRRDKSLAAVGIEVLRISAARILAEPDEAMGDVFEAMNRRLRDRQAARRRHEAENPRQSKPRYDRAGNGPSRRGAGDNGPRGPKPSRPAPRRADNPTNRKP; encoded by the coding sequence ATGACTGACCGCAAGACCCTCCAGCTCCGCGATCCATCCGAGACCGCCGACGACGCGCCCACGATCAAGAAGCGTGGCCGCGGGTGGGAGATCTCGGAGAAGCGGCTCGACGCGCTGCACGAGCGGGCGCGGGATCGGCGGCGAAATTCGTCCGAGGCGCACCAGGCGCTCGCTGCGCGCTTCGCGGCCGAGGATTTCGGCAAGTACAAGTTCGGGCGCCATGTGGTGGTCGGCTCGGCGATCCTCGATTTTGTTTCGCATCCGCTGGGGCTCGCGGTCGATATCGAGGAGGCCGAAGCGGACGCGCTGCAATCGCGCCGCGACAAGAGCCTCGCCGCCGTGGGGATCGAGGTGCTGCGGATCTCCGCCGCGCGCATCCTTGCCGAGCCCGACGAGGCGATGGGCGACGTGTTCGAAGCCATGAACCGCCGCCTGCGCGATCGCCAGGCCGCGCGCCGCCGGCACGAGGCCGAAAATCCCCGGCAGAGCAAGCCGCGCTACGATCGCGCCGGCAACGGACCCAGCCGGCGGGGAGCCGGAGACAATGGCCCCCGCGGTCCCAAACCCTCGCGTCCGGCCCCGCGCCGTGCCGACAATCCCACGAACCGGAAGCCGTAG
- a CDS encoding cytoplasmic protein, whose protein sequence is MNLDSKTIQAAHRLAAMNRTLLRESKECGCFHCESIFSPSSIEEWIEETQGSYSEAPDPFTALCPDCGIDSVLGDACPYPVTDPAFLHAMRLHWFGEKEAA, encoded by the coding sequence GTGAACCTCGACTCAAAAACTATTCAAGCAGCTCATCGGCTTGCCGCGATGAATCGGACGCTCCTACGGGAGAGCAAGGAGTGCGGCTGCTTCCACTGTGAATCGATCTTTTCGCCTTCGAGCATCGAAGAGTGGATTGAAGAAACGCAAGGCAGCTATTCGGAGGCACCGGACCCTTTCACGGCGCTTTGTCCTGACTGCGGTATCGATTCGGTGCTCGGGGATGCTTGCCCATATCCGGTTACCGACCCCGCCTTCCTACACGCCATGCGCCTTCATTGGTTCGGCGAGAAGGAGGCAGCATGA
- the sufB gene encoding Fe-S cluster assembly protein SufB produces MSDTIDIQTRPEQDREAREAAAKVAEYEFGWHSEIDTEFAPKGLDEDTVRFISAKKKEPEWMLEWRLKAFRIWQEMVEPDWAKLGYPPIDYQDAYYYAAPKKKVELESLDELDPEIKSTYDKLGIPIAEQEVLAGVKGARKVAVDAVFDSVSVATTFREELKKAGVIFLSISEAIREYPELVKKWLGRIVPQRDNYFATLNCAVFSDGTFVYVPEGVRCPMELSTYFRINAENTGQFERTLIVAEKGSYVSYLEGCTAPMRDENQLHAAVVELVAMEDAEIKYSTVQNWYPGNAEGKGGIYNFVTKRGLCQGARSKISWTQVETGSAVTWKYPSCVLNGVDSVGEFYSVAVTNNYQQADTGTKMIHNASGTRSTIISKGISAGKSSNTYRGRVAVAANAENVRNRTECDSLLIGDQCGAHTVPYIEVKNPSAQIEHEATTSKISDDQLFYAMQRGLDEEEAMALIVNGFAKDVMKQLPMEFAVEAQKLLAISLEGSVG; encoded by the coding sequence ATGAGCGACACCATCGATATCCAGACCCGTCCGGAGCAGGACCGCGAGGCGAGGGAGGCCGCCGCGAAGGTCGCCGAATACGAATTCGGCTGGCATTCGGAGATCGACACCGAATTCGCGCCCAAGGGCCTCGACGAAGATACGGTCCGCTTCATTTCCGCCAAGAAGAAAGAGCCCGAATGGATGCTCGAATGGCGGCTGAAGGCGTTCCGCATCTGGCAGGAGATGGTGGAGCCGGACTGGGCCAAGCTCGGATATCCGCCGATCGACTATCAGGACGCCTATTACTACGCCGCGCCGAAGAAGAAGGTGGAGCTGGAATCGCTCGACGAGCTCGATCCCGAAATCAAGTCGACCTACGACAAGCTCGGCATTCCGATCGCGGAGCAGGAGGTCCTTGCGGGCGTGAAGGGCGCGCGCAAGGTGGCGGTCGATGCGGTCTTCGACAGCGTCAGCGTCGCCACCACCTTCCGCGAGGAGCTGAAGAAGGCGGGCGTCATCTTCCTATCCATCAGCGAGGCGATCCGCGAATATCCCGAGCTCGTCAAGAAGTGGCTTGGCCGCATCGTGCCGCAGCGCGACAATTACTTCGCGACGCTCAACTGCGCGGTCTTTTCGGACGGCACGTTCGTCTACGTGCCCGAAGGGGTGCGCTGCCCGATGGAGCTTTCCACCTATTTCCGCATCAATGCGGAGAACACCGGCCAGTTCGAACGCACGCTGATCGTGGCCGAGAAGGGCAGTTATGTCAGCTATCTCGAAGGCTGCACCGCCCCGATGCGCGACGAGAACCAGCTTCATGCCGCCGTCGTCGAACTGGTCGCGATGGAAGATGCCGAGATCAAGTACTCGACCGTCCAGAACTGGTATCCCGGCAATGCCGAGGGCAAGGGCGGCATCTACAATTTCGTCACCAAGCGTGGCTTGTGTCAAGGCGCGCGCAGCAAGATCAGCTGGACGCAGGTCGAGACCGGCAGTGCCGTTACCTGGAAGTATCCCAGCTGCGTGCTCAACGGCGTCGACAGCGTGGGCGAGTTCTACTCGGTCGCGGTGACCAACAATTACCAGCAGGCCGACACGGGCACCAAGATGATCCACAATGCCAGCGGCACGCGCAGCACGATCATCTCCAAGGGCATTTCGGCGGGCAAGAGCAGCAACACCTATCGCGGCCGCGTGGCAGTCGCGGCCAATGCCGAGAACGTGCGCAACCGCACCGAATGCGACAGTCTGCTGATCGGCGACCAGTGCGGCGCGCACACCGTGCCCTATATCGAGGTCAAGAACCCGAGCGCCCAGATCGAGCACGAGGCGACCACCAGCAAGATTTCCGACGACCAGCTGTTCTACGCCATGCAGCGCGGGCTGGACGAGGAGGAGGCGATGGCGCTGATCGTCAACGGCTTCGCCAAGGACGTGATGAAGCAGCTGCCGATGGAGTTTGCGGTCGAGGCGCAGAAGCTGCTGGCGATTAGTCTTGAGGGGAGTGTGGGGTGA
- a CDS encoding SUF system Fe-S cluster assembly regulator, with product MRLSNLADYAVLTMSAAARHCGGGRTSASELAAETGLPVPTVQKLVSKLSAAGLLRSTRGAGGGLQLARPAAAISVADIVEAVEGPIALTACIDGGTCVVDHDCSVRSHWPVINDALRGALAAIPLTQLGTHPAPAKEMA from the coding sequence ATGCGCCTTTCCAACCTCGCCGATTATGCCGTGCTGACGATGAGTGCAGCGGCTCGCCATTGCGGCGGGGGTCGCACCAGCGCATCCGAGCTGGCGGCGGAAACCGGCCTGCCTGTGCCCACGGTGCAGAAGCTGGTAAGCAAGCTGTCCGCCGCCGGGTTGCTGCGTTCGACGCGCGGAGCGGGCGGCGGCCTGCAGCTGGCCCGGCCTGCCGCGGCGATCAGCGTTGCCGACATCGTCGAGGCGGTGGAGGGGCCGATCGCGCTCACCGCCTGCATCGACGGCGGTACTTGCGTGGTGGACCATGATTGCAGCGTCCGGTCGCACTGGCCGGTCATCAACGACGCCCTGCGCGGTGCGCTGGCGGCGATTCCCCTGACTCAACTGGGCACGCATCCCGCGCCCGCGAAAGAAATGGCATGA
- a CDS encoding helix-turn-helix domain-containing protein, translated as MHDGGVDCERGESRLTPASRFTLDYLGSPPELADHVTTFYHFRCDELQINDIQPAAVGHLVLFAYGNGVMSRPGGGSDPSYEVNLLTPFAQAAPFAVDGPFHAIGAALTPLGWAALTGLCAKTHANRLYDAGSWLDSDLVTRGHALCAAYREGRMDGKACARELGMMIRGALRDVNPGHARLIAATNAWLARALVPDLGALYAESGYCRRQTQRLVERYFGVSPMALRRKYRALRTAALLSLPTLTDEYEAEIAEAFYDQSHMIRELRLFAGRTPARLGDGDSPILNEMLDAKNLRELGNGDQEDC; from the coding sequence ATGCATGACGGGGGCGTCGATTGCGAAAGGGGGGAATCGCGGCTGACGCCTGCGAGCCGGTTCACGCTCGACTATCTGGGTAGCCCTCCCGAACTGGCCGATCACGTCACCACTTTCTACCATTTCCGCTGCGATGAGCTGCAGATCAACGATATCCAGCCGGCCGCGGTTGGGCATCTGGTCCTTTTCGCCTACGGCAACGGGGTGATGAGCCGGCCGGGGGGCGGAAGCGATCCCTCGTACGAAGTCAATCTCCTCACCCCGTTCGCTCAGGCTGCGCCTTTCGCGGTCGACGGCCCGTTCCATGCCATCGGTGCGGCGCTCACTCCGCTCGGCTGGGCAGCGCTCACCGGGTTGTGCGCCAAGACCCATGCGAACCGACTTTATGATGCGGGCAGTTGGCTAGATTCCGACTTGGTCACGCGGGGTCATGCCCTGTGCGCGGCCTATCGCGAAGGGCGGATGGATGGGAAAGCGTGCGCTCGGGAGCTCGGCATGATGATCCGCGGAGCGTTGCGGGACGTCAATCCCGGTCATGCACGGTTGATTGCTGCCACCAATGCCTGGCTCGCCCGCGCGCTGGTGCCCGATCTTGGCGCGCTTTACGCGGAGAGCGGCTATTGCCGCCGGCAGACACAGCGTCTGGTGGAACGTTATTTCGGAGTTTCACCGATGGCGCTGCGACGAAAATACCGCGCCCTGCGCACCGCGGCGCTGCTTTCCCTTCCCACGCTGACCGACGAATACGAAGCCGAGATTGCCGAGGCCTTCTACGATCAGTCGCACATGATCCGTGAGCTCCGACTGTTCGCGGGCCGTACGCCGGCGCGGCTCGGCGATGGAGATTCTCCGATTCTGAACGAAATGCTCGATGCGAAGAATCTGCGCGAGCTTGGGAACGGCGATCAAGAGGACTGCTAA
- a CDS encoding quinone-dependent dihydroorotate dehydrogenase, which translates to MLFPLFKPALFRIDPERAHRLTIETLKKVPTRRPAKPGRLAIDVAGLRFPNPVGLAAGFDKDAEVVPAMFGLGFGAVEVGSITPRPQAGNPKPRLFRLVEDRAVINRMGFNNGGAEAAARRLATQRRGPGVLGINIGANKDSTDRIADYALMTRQMAPLADYLTVNISSPNTPGLRALQDEGALKELLDAVFEARGGEGPPVFLKVAPDLERADIDAIARIALGSGLNGLIVSNTTISRPALRSTQAAETGGLSGAPLRDLALERLRDFRKATGGAIPLIGVGGIATAEDAWARIRAGASLVQLYSAMVYEGPALPGRITRGLERLMDRDGFGSIAEAVGSE; encoded by the coding sequence ATGCTGTTCCCGCTCTTCAAGCCGGCCCTGTTCCGCATCGACCCGGAGCGGGCGCACCGCCTCACGATCGAGACGCTGAAGAAGGTTCCCACGCGCCGCCCCGCAAAGCCCGGCCGGTTGGCGATCGACGTCGCGGGACTGCGCTTTCCCAACCCGGTCGGGCTTGCAGCCGGGTTCGACAAGGATGCCGAAGTGGTCCCGGCAATGTTCGGGCTGGGTTTCGGAGCGGTCGAGGTCGGCTCGATCACGCCGCGCCCCCAGGCCGGCAATCCCAAGCCGCGCCTTTTCCGGCTGGTCGAGGACCGGGCAGTCATCAACCGGATGGGCTTTAACAATGGCGGCGCCGAAGCGGCCGCCCGGCGGCTCGCGACGCAGCGGCGCGGACCGGGCGTGCTGGGGATAAACATCGGGGCGAACAAGGACAGCACCGATCGCATCGCGGATTATGCGCTGATGACCCGGCAGATGGCACCGCTGGCCGATTATCTCACCGTGAACATCTCAAGCCCCAACACCCCCGGGCTGCGCGCGCTTCAGGACGAGGGGGCTCTGAAAGAGTTGCTCGACGCCGTCTTCGAAGCGCGGGGGGGCGAAGGTCCGCCGGTGTTTCTGAAAGTCGCCCCCGATCTCGAACGCGCGGATATCGACGCCATCGCACGGATCGCGCTCGGTTCCGGACTGAACGGTCTGATCGTCTCGAACACCACGATTTCGCGGCCGGCTCTTCGTTCCACCCAAGCTGCGGAAACGGGTGGCCTTTCCGGCGCGCCGCTTCGCGATCTCGCGCTCGAACGCCTGCGCGATTTTCGCAAAGCCACTGGCGGGGCGATCCCGCTGATCGGCGTGGGTGGAATAGCCACCGCCGAGGATGCCTGGGCGCGGATCCGCGCCGGCGCCAGCCTGGTCCAGCTCTACAGCGCCATGGTCTATGAAGGGCCCGCACTTCCCGGGCGGATCACCCGCGGCCTCGAGCGGTTGATGGATCGCGACGGGTTCGGCTCGATTGCCGAAGCGGTCGGAAGCGAATAA
- a CDS encoding gamma-glutamyltransferase family protein, with product MLRHLLAPLVALSLAGCATIAPPAPASTETITGSVSAADPRAEDAGREMLRRGGSATDAAIAVMLALTVVEPQSSGIGGGGFLVRGMRDGSVEAYDGRETAPAAATPDWFLKPDGTLPPFGESVRSGLSVGVPGNIALAMRAHADHGRLPWSELFEPAIRLARDGFQINPRLHGSLSASRDRAAFTSLGRELFFDETGEPRPVGHLVTNEPLARTLEEIAADPARFYTGPDAAEWSEAIAGATPRPSGMTAEDFANYRAKTRDPVCGTYRAHRVCSMGPPTSGGVVVLQMLGMLERFDLAALGLRDPRTWHLFVEAQRLAYADRELYLADSDFVSVPLEGLLDPAYLARRSAVIASGSTIETVQPGQPAGAPRALADGDEPEEKGTTHFAIVDADQTMISYTSTIEGPFGSGLMVGGFYLNNELTDFSRSPTVDGRPVANRVEGGKRPRSSMAPVVIYDPQGRPLLAIGAAGGATIPVQTARSIVGIIDFGLPAEDALGLPFIMAGGDGVFVEQGTWLADAIPALVALGHGEVSTRQVGLKAGAVLRTESGWVSARDPRIEAQVALP from the coding sequence ATGCTGCGCCATCTTCTCGCTCCGCTGGTCGCCCTTTCCCTTGCCGGATGCGCCACCATCGCACCGCCCGCTCCGGCATCGACCGAGACCATCACCGGCAGCGTTAGCGCCGCCGATCCGCGGGCCGAAGACGCGGGGCGCGAGATGCTCCGGCGCGGCGGAAGCGCGACCGACGCCGCCATCGCCGTTATGCTCGCGCTTACAGTGGTCGAGCCGCAGAGTTCGGGTATCGGCGGAGGCGGCTTTCTCGTCAGGGGAATGCGCGATGGTTCGGTGGAAGCCTATGATGGCCGCGAAACCGCACCCGCGGCCGCGACGCCGGACTGGTTCCTGAAACCCGACGGCACATTGCCGCCTTTCGGCGAATCGGTCCGCAGCGGCCTCAGCGTCGGGGTCCCCGGCAATATCGCGCTCGCCATGCGCGCCCATGCCGATCACGGCCGCCTTCCCTGGTCAGAACTTTTCGAACCGGCAATCCGCCTCGCCCGCGACGGCTTCCAGATCAATCCGCGCCTGCACGGCTCGCTTTCCGCCAGCCGCGACCGCGCTGCCTTCACTTCCCTGGGACGCGAATTGTTCTTCGACGAGACCGGCGAACCGCGGCCGGTCGGTCATCTGGTTACGAACGAGCCACTGGCGCGAACTCTGGAAGAAATTGCAGCCGATCCCGCGCGTTTCTACACCGGACCCGATGCGGCGGAATGGAGCGAGGCAATCGCCGGAGCCACCCCGCGGCCGAGCGGAATGACGGCAGAGGATTTCGCGAACTATCGCGCGAAAACGCGCGACCCGGTGTGCGGCACCTACCGGGCGCACCGGGTCTGTTCGATGGGTCCGCCGACTTCGGGCGGCGTTGTGGTGTTGCAGATGCTCGGCATGCTCGAGCGATTCGATCTGGCCGCACTCGGCTTGCGCGACCCGAGGACCTGGCATCTGTTCGTGGAAGCACAGCGCCTCGCCTATGCCGACCGCGAGCTCTATCTTGCCGACAGCGATTTCGTGTCGGTTCCGCTCGAGGGGCTGCTCGATCCGGCATACCTTGCCCGGCGCAGCGCGGTGATCGCATCGGGTTCGACCATCGAGACAGTCCAACCGGGCCAACCCGCTGGCGCCCCCCGCGCTTTGGCCGACGGAGACGAACCGGAGGAAAAGGGCACCACCCATTTCGCCATCGTGGATGCGGACCAGACCATGATCAGCTACACCTCGACGATCGAAGGCCCCTTCGGATCGGGCCTGATGGTGGGCGGGTTCTATCTTAACAACGAACTGACCGATTTCAGCCGTTCCCCGACCGTCGATGGCCGTCCGGTCGCCAATCGTGTCGAGGGCGGCAAGCGTCCGCGCAGCTCGATGGCGCCGGTCGTGATCTACGATCCGCAAGGCCGCCCGCTGCTTGCCATCGGGGCGGCCGGGGGCGCGACCATTCCCGTTCAGACGGCCCGCAGCATCGTCGGGATCATCGATTTCGGCCTTCCCGCCGAGGATGCGCTGGGCTTGCCGTTCATCATGGCCGGCGGCGATGGCGTATTCGTCGAGCAGGGGACCTGGCTCGCCGATGCTATTCCCGCGCTCGTCGCGCTGGGACATGGCGAAGTCTCCACGCGGCAGGTGGGCTTGAAGGCTGGCGCGGTCCTGCGCACCGAAAGCGGATGGGTCTCTGCCCGCGACCCCCGGATCGAAGCGCAGGTTGCCCTTCCCTGA
- a CDS encoding AMP-dependent synthetase/ligase — MLSDIDQANNLVELFLKRADEKGDVAFLGFKHQGRWQTISWAEAARQVCLLAENLRALGLVEGDRVCLVSENRPEWCISDLGIMAAGCITVPAYVTNTERDHVHILDNSGAKAVIVSNDRLAQPLIPAIFRTGIAEHIIPIDEVRGYQGGNLNCHGWSTMIEGDAAAARRAVEERLAGITRETTACIIYTSGTGGAPRGVMQHHGAVLCNVAGAAEILIEDFGVEPEERFLSFLPLSHAYEHTGGQYLPISVGAEIYYAEGLEKLASNIEETRPTFMVVVPRLFEVLRTRILKQVGKQGGMAQKLMESAVSLAERRASGRGKFGDRALDLVLEKLLRPKIRARFGGRMKAMVSGGAPLNPEVGNFFQAVGLTMLQGYGQTEAGPVISCNRPRVGIAMNSVGPAMRGVEIRIAEDGEILCRGELVMHGYWQNSGETARTIRDGWLHTGDIGHLDDKGRIVITDRKKDMIVNDKGDNVAPQKVEGMLTLRPEIAQAMVAGDRRPYIVGLIVPDAEWALDWARDRGKKFDLAALQGDPEFKAAVRRAVDQVNKDLSVVEKVRQFAFSDEGFTIENEELTPSMKIRRHKIRERYGDRLDALYRA; from the coding sequence ATTCTGTCGGATATCGACCAGGCGAACAATCTGGTCGAACTCTTCCTGAAGCGCGCCGACGAAAAGGGCGATGTCGCTTTCCTCGGCTTCAAGCATCAGGGGCGATGGCAGACGATAAGTTGGGCGGAAGCCGCGCGGCAAGTCTGTCTGCTCGCTGAAAACCTGCGCGCGCTGGGTCTGGTCGAGGGCGACCGAGTTTGCCTGGTCAGCGAGAACCGGCCCGAATGGTGCATCTCCGATCTCGGCATCATGGCCGCCGGCTGCATCACCGTGCCGGCCTATGTCACCAACACCGAACGCGACCATGTCCATATCCTTGACAATTCCGGGGCCAAGGCGGTCATCGTCTCGAACGACAGGCTCGCCCAGCCGCTGATCCCGGCGATCTTCCGCACGGGCATCGCGGAGCACATCATCCCGATCGACGAGGTGCGCGGCTATCAGGGCGGCAATCTGAACTGCCACGGCTGGTCGACGATGATCGAGGGCGACGCCGCGGCCGCGCGCCGGGCGGTGGAGGAACGGCTGGCCGGCATCACGCGCGAGACGACCGCGTGCATCATCTACACCAGCGGCACGGGCGGGGCGCCGCGCGGCGTGATGCAGCATCACGGCGCGGTCCTCTGCAACGTGGCCGGCGCGGCGGAAATACTGATCGAGGATTTCGGAGTCGAGCCGGAGGAACGGTTCCTCTCCTTCCTCCCGCTGAGCCATGCCTACGAGCATACCGGAGGGCAGTATCTGCCGATCTCGGTCGGGGCCGAGATCTATTACGCCGAGGGACTGGAAAAGCTGGCCAGCAATATCGAGGAAACCCGGCCGACCTTCATGGTCGTGGTCCCGCGCCTGTTCGAAGTTCTGCGCACCCGCATTCTCAAGCAAGTCGGCAAGCAGGGGGGAATGGCGCAGAAGCTGATGGAAAGTGCGGTCTCTCTTGCGGAAAGGCGCGCGTCCGGGCGTGGGAAATTCGGCGATCGCGCGCTCGATCTGGTGCTGGAGAAGCTGCTCCGGCCCAAGATCCGCGCGCGTTTCGGCGGGCGGATGAAGGCGATGGTGTCGGGCGGGGCGCCGCTCAATCCCGAAGTCGGCAATTTCTTCCAGGCGGTCGGCCTCACCATGCTGCAAGGGTATGGACAGACCGAGGCGGGTCCGGTGATCAGCTGCAATCGCCCCAGGGTCGGGATCGCGATGAATTCGGTCGGCCCGGCCATGCGCGGGGTCGAGATCAGGATCGCCGAGGACGGCGAGATCCTCTGCCGGGGTGAGCTGGTGATGCACGGATACTGGCAGAACAGCGGCGAGACCGCGCGCACGATCAGGGACGGCTGGCTGCACACGGGCGATATCGGCCATCTCGACGACAAGGGCCGGATCGTCATCACCGACCGCAAGAAGGACATGATCGTCAACGACAAGGGCGACAATGTCGCGCCGCAGAAGGTCGAGGGGATGCTGACCCTGCGACCCGAAATCGCGCAGGCGATGGTGGCGGGCGACCGGCGGCCCTACATCGTCGGGCTGATCGTGCCCGATGCCGAATGGGCGCTCGACTGGGCCAGGGACCGGGGCAAGAAATTCGACCTCGCGGCGTTGCAGGGCGATCCCGAATTCAAGGCAGCGGTTCGCCGCGCGGTCGATCAGGTGAACAAGGACCTCTCGGTGGTCGAGAAGGTCCGCCAGTTCGCCTTTTCCGACGAAGGCTTCACCATCGAGAACGAAGAGCTGACCCCCTCGATGAAGATCCGCCGGCACAAGATCCGCGAACGCTACGGCGACCGACTGGACGCGCTCTATCGCGCGTGA